The nucleotide sequence CAGAAAATCAAAATCGCGGTAGCCGTAGTGTAACGCTTTGCGCAGGGCATTGGCCGCTTTTCGAAATTCGGCGGTGAGGGAAAAACTGCACGCGAGATTGTAATGCACCAGCGGATCATCGGGGCAAAGGCGGGCGAGCCGACAATCGACTTTCAGCCCTTCCTCGAAGCGACCGCGGCGGGTGTAATCGTCGCCCAAAAGTTGCAGCGCCTCCACGTAGCGACGATCGCGCTTCACGACGCCTTCGAGAAAATGGATCTCGATGTCGAGGTCGCGCTGTTCCTGGCGCGATAGTTTTTTCGGATTGTTAGTTTTTTTCTCGGCCATATTGGCGTGCGCGCAAGATAGCGTTGCGGCGGTTACAATGCCAATAACAACTTTTTCACCTCGCGCAGGCGCGGCCCGGCGGTCTTTTTTTGCAGACGCGGGAATTTGCCGGCCAGTGAAATATAATCCTCATTGCGGAGGAGTTTAAGGCGGTCTTTGTCGGCCACAATCGAGGTAATTGCTTTGCTGGAGGCGATGATTTTCAGCTCGGAAACCAACAGTAAATGCTCCATCGCCTCGGGCAACGGACCAAAGCGATCCACGATTTCCTCGCGCAACGCCTTGAGCGCCTCGCGCGAATCGGCCTGCGCGAGGCGACGATACACGTCGATGCGCTGGCGCGGCGGCTGGATGTAATTGAGCGGAATATACGCAGGCGCGATGGGGCAGGTGTTCTCCTCCTCGGCGCGTTCCACGACATCGTCGTACTCGGCCCATTCCCATTCCTCGCGCGGCACGGCGATCTCCGGCGATTTTTTGCGCGGCTGCGCGGTGGGTTTGACTTTGGGGCCGGTAATTTGCTCGGGGCTGAGCGCGAGAAAATCAAAGCGGGTTTCCACGTCGATGCGCGGTTTTACTTTTTCACCCTTAAGCCGCGCGACGCTTTGTTTGAGTAACTGACAATACATTTCGAAACCCACGGCGGTGATGTGGCCGCTTTGTTCGGAGCCGAGCAGATTGCCCGCGCCACGAATTTCCAGATCGCGCATCGCGATTTTGAATCCACTGCCAAGGCTGGAATATTGTTTGATGGCGCTAATGCGTTTGCGCGCGTCGGCCAACAACGCGGCGTGGCGCGGCAGCAAAATATAAGCGTACGCCTGATGCTTGTAACGGCCCACACGACCGCGCAATTGATAAAGATCACTGAGGCCAAAGCGATCGGCGCGGTCGATGATAATGGTGTTGGCGTTCGGAATGTCGATGCCGCTTTCGATGATGGTGGTGGAAAGCAGCACGTCGGCTTCGCCATTGATGAAGGCGGTCATTACTTTTTCCAGTTCATGACTTTTCATTTGGCCGTGCCCAACGAGGATGTTTGCTTCGGGAACGATGGCGCGCAATTTTTGTTCCATCGTGTAGATGGAGCCCACGCGGTTGTGCAGGAAAAAAACCTGGCCGCCCCGATGCAACTCGCGGCGAATGGCGCGTTGGATAATTTTTTCGTTATAGTCAGCCACAATGGTTTCGACGGGCAACCGATCTTGCGGGGCGGTCTCGATGGTACTCATATCGCGCGCGCCGGTGAGGGCGAGGTAGAGCGTGCGCGGGATGGGCGTGGCGCTAAGCGTGAGCACGTCCACGTGCGTGCGGAGTTGCTTGAAGCGTTCTTTGTGCGCGACGCCGAAGCGTTGCTCCTCGTCGATCACCACGAGGCCGAGGTCCTTGAATTTCACATCCGACTGCACGAGCCGATGCGTGCCCACGACAATATCCACCGCGCCGGCGGACATCGCCTCGATCGTTTTGCGCTGTTGTTTTTTGGTTCGAAAGCGCGAGAGCAATTCCACGCGCACCGGATAATCCGCCATCCGCTCGGCGAACGTATTGAAGTGCTGCTGCGCCAAAACCGTGGTGGGCACGAGCACGGCCACTTGTTTGCCGGCCATCACCGCCTTAAACGCCGTGCGGATGGCGACCTCGGTTTTGCCAAAGCCAACATCGCCGCAGATCAACCGATCCATCGGCTTGGGCCGCTGCATATCGCTCTTGGCGTCGTTGATGGATTTTTCCTGATCGGCCGTTTCTTCGTAGATAAACGCCGCTTCGAATTCGCGTTGCCACGCGCTGTCCTCCGGAAAACCGTATCCTTCCTCCGCCTCACGCACAGCTTGGATGCGCAACATTTCGCTGGCGAGATCGGCCACCGCGCGCTCGGCTTTCTCTTTCGTTTTAATCCAGCGCTTGCCCCCCAACGTATTGAGCGCCGGACTGGCATTGCCTGCGCCAACATATTTACTAACTAGATGCGCTTCACTCACGGGCACATAAAGTTTTGGCGGTGGATTGTCCGGATCGGTGGAGGCGTATTCGATGACGAGGCATTCGTGGCCATTCTCCGATTCACCTTCGCGCGCGCCGGAAAGCGGCAGCACTTTCATCCCCTCGAACCGCCCGATGCCGTGCTGCACGTGCACCACGAAATCGCCCTCCTCTATTTCCGTGAAATTAATATCAAACGCTGAACGCATCGCCGAGCCGTGGCGGCTCTTGAGCCGGCGCGGACGTTGCACTTTGTAGCGTCCAAAAATTTCCGCATCACTCACCACCACCCATTTGCCGGCGGGAAATAAAAAGCCACGACTCAACGCGCCCTGAGCAATCTCCAATGCGCCATCTTCGGCAAACCCATATTCGCGCCAAAGCTCCTCCAAGCGTTGCTGCTCGCCCTCGTTATTGCACAGCACCACCACCGCATGATCCTGCCTCCGCCAGCGGTGAAGTTGCGCAAAAAATTCGCGCCGCTGCGCTTCCACCAACTGCGGCTCCACCGCGCGCTGATCCATCGAACGAAAGGCTTCGAGGCTGTGAATTTCCAATGTGAGATCAGCCGCTTCGTCAGCCAGTTCGTGCAGTTCCACGCACGAAAGTTTGCGGTCATCAATGCGTGCGAGCAGCGTCGTCCACTCCACATGAAATGCATCGCCCGGGGGAACCTCCATCACCTTCTCCGCTGCGGCCTCGGTGATGGCATCGGGATCGCAAAAAAGCAAAATGGTGTCGTCCGGCAAATGATCCAGCAACGTGGCGCGTGATTTATCTTTGAGATCACGCAGCAAACCCATTTCGCCGCCGGGCGCGAAGGTGGCGCTGTCGATTTTTTCGCGCGAAACTTGGCTGAGCGGATTGAAGTAACGCAGCGATTCCAATTCATCACCAAAAAATTCGCAACGCACCGGCCACGGCGTCGTAAATGGAAACACATCGACGATGCCGCCGCGCAACGAAATTTCCCCGCGCGCGGTGACTTGCGCTTCCGGCTCGTACCCCTGCGCCTCCAGCCATTCGATGAAGTCCAGCGGATCCAACCGCTCGCCCAGCCGCAACGTGCGCGTGCGATGGGCGATCTCCGAAGGCGGCAGCGTGCACTGCATCAGTGATGCAACCGTGGCGGTGATGACCGGCACTGATTCGCCCGCAAGCGATTGCAAAGCTTCAAGCCGTTCGCTGATGGCATCGGCGTGGGGGAGTTTGTTTTCGTGCGGCAATACTTCCCAGTCAGGATAAAACCGCGCGGGCGCGTCCACCTCCATCAGGCGCAGCCACGTTTCCAAATCCTGCTGCAGTGTTTCCTGAAACTTAAGCTTGGCGACCACGAGCACCACCGTGCGGCCGGTGCGGACGCGGATTTCCGCGGCCAAATGCGCCCAACCGGCGGCGTCCACACCGGCGCAGGACACAGCGCCGCCCGCCGCCACCGCTTCCCACAGGGCATGGCCCGAGGGCGTGGCGGAAATCTGATTGAACAATTTTGATCGTCCACTCATCCAAGGGACGCGGCGCACAGCTATGCACGCACGACGCCGGCAGTCAAGCGCGCCCCGAAGTGATTTGGCGTAACCCTTTCCAACGAAAACGCGTCAAAAAGGCGGAAGTTTTTTTATAAAATGAAAATTATTGTTGCCATTATTGCAGTCGCCACAGTTTCCATCGCGGGAACGTACGTCATCGTCTCCGGCCAGAAAACGGTGAACCGCGAAGCGCGCGCGGAATCCTCCACCAACAAACTCGAGGAACAACTCGCCAGTTTGCGCTCTGAATTGAACGCCGCCAATGCGCGCAAACCCAAAGTCATCGTCCAAGAAGTGGTGGTGCCCGGCGCGGCCACGGGATCGGCACAGGAAGTGTTGGACTATTTGAAGCAGATTGATCTCTCAAACGAAGACCGGCGCTCGAACAATACCGACGCCCACCGCATCCAGGTGCGGCAGGTCATTCGCCAGTTTGAGGAGCTCACCTCAATGGGCATACAAGCGCTCCCGGCCATCGAAAATTTCCTCAACCAAAATGTCGACCTCGAGTATCGCGAAAACACATCGGAAATAATCTCAGGCGTCTGGCTGGAAGGCCGGATTTATCCCGATCCCATTTTTCCACCCAGCCTTCGGATTGGTTTGCTGAACACCGTGCGCCACATTGGCAAGCGCGATGCCAACGCCATCCCCGCCGCCGAACAAGCGCTGCTCAGCGTTCTCAAAAAAACCCAGCGCGCCGTCGAGGTGGCGTACATCGCCCAAGCCCTCGAGAATCTTTCGCCCGAGGTGCACATGGAAACGTATCTGCTCGCCACGCGCGATTTGCTTTTACTGCCCATCCGTGAGGAAGGGCGCGAGGTTTCCGCGCTCGACCGCCAAAACCGCGGAATGCTATTTAATATTTTGCGCCAACACAAAGACACCCGCTTCGTTGACCAAGCCAAAACCCAACTCGTCCGCACCGGCAAACGCCGCGAGCGCGATGGCAACGAAGTTGAGTTCACATATATCGACCGCTCCGTGCTCGGCTACCTTACCGGCGTGCTCGGCTCCAAAGCGATGCCCATCCTTGCCAATCTTTACGACAACCCCGACTTGGACGACCGCAACCGCGGCAGCATCCGGCAGATTGCCGCCAACTACATCGGCGTCAACGAAGACGCCAACATCATCATCAACAAGCGCATGGTCGAAAGTTTTCAAATGCTCGCCTCTCAGGATCCCGATCCCAACAAACAAAAACGCAATCGCTACGACGGCTTGCGCAACGTCCAATATTATCTCGGCCGCCTCGGCGAAGGACGCAACGTACCCGCCGAAACCCTCCAAGCCCGCCAACAATATCTCGCCACCCTCCGCGTGCAAACGCAGGACAAAGAAGTGCTCGTGTGGATGGACCGCGTCGGCCAACGCCTCACAGATATGGGCGACCCCGAGAAAGCCAAAAAACTCGACGGCCGCTTCGACCCCCGCCGCGCGCCGCGTAAACCCTAAAACTGCTTCCGGCTGTTCAACCACACGCGCGGATGCTAACCTCCGCGCGTTGAATCATCAGAATCCCATCATCGCCGCGTTGGACGTGCCCGACGCCACCCGCGCACTGGCGCTCGCCGAACAACTCGCCCCCGCCGTCGGCGCATTCAAAATCGGCAAAGAACTCTTCGTCGCCGAAGGGCCCGACATCGTCCGCCGCGTGCGCGACACCGGCGCGAGCGTGTTCCTCGATCTCAAATTTCACGACATCCCCAACACCGTCGCCAAAGCCGTCGCCAGCGCCGCGCGGCTCGATGTGCAAATGCTCACCGTCCACGCCAGCGGCGGCACCCAAATGCTCCGCGCCGCCCAAGCCGCTGCTGATGAATCCGAGAACACCCCCCTCATCCTCGGCGTCACCGTCCTCACCAGTATGGACACAAGTGATTTGGAAGAACTCGGCATCCAAAAAAATCCCGCCGACCAAGTCCAACACCTCGCCACCCTCGCCACCGCCGCCGGCCTCAAAGGCCTCGTCTGTTCCCCAATGGAAATCGCCCCCCTACGAAAAATCCTCCCCGACGACATACAGCTCGTCACCCCCGGCATCCGCCCCGCCAACAGCGCCACCGGCGACCAAAAAAGAATCATGACCCCCGCCCAAGCCATCGAAGCCGGAGCCAGTTGGCTCGTCATCGGAAGACCCATCTGCGCCGCCAAAAACCCACGCGCCGCCGCCGAGGCAATCCTCGAAAGTTTGGCCGGATTGGCGAAATGAAAAGTTTGAAGCGCGGCTAAATTAAGCCGCGTTGGGGTTCACACACTTGGGGCCTCTGAGAAAAACTTGGGCGACATCAAATTTGCGCTTATTTTACTTTTTCAAGCTCATTATAGATTTCAATACCTCCAAACCGGATTCGGCCCCCTTTGCCAAATGAATAAATTTGCCCCTCAAAGTTTTCATACGGTGGGTAAATATAATCACCCCTTTCATTTGTGATCGACGAAAAGGAATGAGCAAAAATAAAGTCCAACGGATGTCGGTGACTCAATCCGTTCTCCAACTCAAACCATTCTTCAATACAATGGAACTGGTGAAACGTTATTTCATTTTCAACCTTTGACCACAAATTCGTTTTGTCATAAAGAAGTTGCCCTTTGTAGAAAAAAACCTGCCGATAAGCTCCATCCGCATTCAACGTAATGGTCTCATTACCATCGTAATAATGGCCAATGTAAACGCCTTCAGGGTCGCTGCATGAACAACATAAAAGTGTGCTGAATGCAAAATGTTTAATAAAATTAGAATTCAAATATTTCATGCATCATAAACTTTTGCGATATAGTTGAAAGCGGCTTGCCTGCATCATTAATTTCCGGAAAAATGGAAACCGGTATTTTTAGCTCCGGTTGAGAATTAATTCGTACACGCTCGCAACATTGCGGCCTCCAACAATGCGGTCTGCGTATCCGATAACAGGAAAACGCGTAGCAGAGACTAGGCTTGAATCATTTTTGGCTATTATCTGAACCCCGCCAACCCTTGGCCAGCAATGTCCAATTGCCTCCCAGTTTCCAGCATAAGTTCCTAAAAAAGTTGAAGTTTTGTTGCCACCCAATTTGTCGCCAATGATGAAAACTGAATAATCATTCAGAAATATTATTGGCCCATCCCATCCACCCAAGTCTTTCCTAAATGTACCTTTGGCAGTTCTTACGCCATCCATTCCCAATGTTAACAGGGATATTTCGGGATCGAATTTATAGCCAATACATTCTGTTGACAATTTCTCTTTCGCTAGCTCAACAATGCTTCTAATTTTCCTCGACCGCCTCAAGTCTTCAGTCATTTTATGCCCATCATAAAAATCCCAATGTTTTCGCGCATTTCCAGTTCCAAGCGCATATAACCAACCCAATTCAAAAGCCGTTGGATTATCTATATTTTTCGGCCCTAGTTTAACCCTTAGATCCGGTAGTAATATTTTGTGTATATAAGCATCAATAACTTTCTTCTGGAGTTTAGCAGCTTTAGCTTTAGCTTGTGCTTCCAGCCATTTCTTCACGTCCGCTGGCGAAACAGCCGCCATTTTGTAATTCTCAGTAACATCGCTATCGCCAGCAATTTGGAATTCT is from Limisphaerales bacterium and encodes:
- the mfd gene encoding transcription-repair coupling factor, producing the protein MSGRSKLFNQISATPSGHALWEAVAAGGAVSCAGVDAAGWAHLAAEIRVRTGRTVVLVVAKLKFQETLQQDLETWLRLMEVDAPARFYPDWEVLPHENKLPHADAISERLEALQSLAGESVPVITATVASLMQCTLPPSEIAHRTRTLRLGERLDPLDFIEWLEAQGYEPEAQVTARGEISLRGGIVDVFPFTTPWPVRCEFFGDELESLRYFNPLSQVSREKIDSATFAPGGEMGLLRDLKDKSRATLLDHLPDDTILLFCDPDAITEAAAEKVMEVPPGDAFHVEWTTLLARIDDRKLSCVELHELADEAADLTLEIHSLEAFRSMDQRAVEPQLVEAQRREFFAQLHRWRRQDHAVVVLCNNEGEQQRLEELWREYGFAEDGALEIAQGALSRGFLFPAGKWVVVSDAEIFGRYKVQRPRRLKSRHGSAMRSAFDINFTEIEEGDFVVHVQHGIGRFEGMKVLPLSGAREGESENGHECLVIEYASTDPDNPPPKLYVPVSEAHLVSKYVGAGNASPALNTLGGKRWIKTKEKAERAVADLASEMLRIQAVREAEEGYGFPEDSAWQREFEAAFIYEETADQEKSINDAKSDMQRPKPMDRLICGDVGFGKTEVAIRTAFKAVMAGKQVAVLVPTTVLAQQHFNTFAERMADYPVRVELLSRFRTKKQQRKTIEAMSAGAVDIVVGTHRLVQSDVKFKDLGLVVIDEEQRFGVAHKERFKQLRTHVDVLTLSATPIPRTLYLALTGARDMSTIETAPQDRLPVETIVADYNEKIIQRAIRRELHRGGQVFFLHNRVGSIYTMEQKLRAIVPEANILVGHGQMKSHELEKVMTAFINGEADVLLSTTIIESGIDIPNANTIIIDRADRFGLSDLYQLRGRVGRYKHQAYAYILLPRHAALLADARKRISAIKQYSSLGSGFKIAMRDLEIRGAGNLLGSEQSGHITAVGFEMYCQLLKQSVARLKGEKVKPRIDVETRFDFLALSPEQITGPKVKPTAQPRKKSPEIAVPREEWEWAEYDDVVERAEEENTCPIAPAYIPLNYIQPPRQRIDVYRRLAQADSREALKALREEIVDRFGPLPEAMEHLLLVSELKIIASSKAITSIVADKDRLKLLRNEDYISLAGKFPRLQKKTAGPRLREVKKLLLAL
- the pyrF gene encoding orotidine-5'-phosphate decarboxylase, producing MATKLSSHISTAPCSATLPACSAPKRCPSLPIFTTTPTWTTATAAASGRLPPTTSASTKTPTSSSTSAWSKVFKCSPLRIPIPTNKNAIATTACATSNIISAASAKDATYPPKPSKPANNISPPSACKRRTKKCSCGWTASANASQIWATPRKPKNSTAASTPAARRVNPKTASGCSTTRADANLRALNHQNPIIAALDVPDATRALALAEQLAPAVGAFKIGKELFVAEGPDIVRRVRDTGASVFLDLKFHDIPNTVAKAVASAARLDVQMLTVHASGGTQMLRAAQAAADESENTPLILGVTVLTSMDTSDLEELGIQKNPADQVQHLATLATAAGLKGLVCSPMEIAPLRKILPDDIQLVTPGIRPANSATGDQKRIMTPAQAIEAGASWLVIGRPICAAKNPRAAAEAILESLAGLAK